One Paraburkholderia aromaticivorans genomic region harbors:
- a CDS encoding YeiH family protein, with protein sequence MSDSNPTLQAGAAPTNRQSTHGGGLFSTEDWWAVWVGLLVIVVAWALFASGSSIKWLAVAPAKWSSVAQAAQDVRKHLPNYAALFIAFALLFGVSLAALKQRVGAFLASFLILFIASALIFTLGAWVNASKYNLEPPLVALALGLLISNVFKLPEWFSAGLRVEFYIKVGIVLLGATLPFTLLVWAGPVAVGQATIVSLVTFFVIFFAAKAFGLDRRFAAVLGVGGAVCGVSAAIAIAGAVRAKREQASVAITLVVLWAIVMIFVLPFASRSLGLSTAVAGAWIGTSEFADAAGIAAAQAYGDFAKHAGGAIAGAPEASLQAFTLMKVVGRDIWIGIWAFVLAIVATTRWESQDSGVKAKANAGEIWARFPKFVIGFVIASALVTWIASHYSLADYRKVVTPEFVAPITALRTWAFTFCFLSIGLTTRLRSLTATGLKPFLAFTVGVVVNIAIGYALSAHVFAPYWNSLGQGS encoded by the coding sequence ATGAGCGATAGCAATCCGACGCTGCAAGCCGGCGCGGCGCCGACAAACCGGCAAAGCACGCACGGTGGCGGACTTTTTTCGACTGAAGACTGGTGGGCGGTGTGGGTCGGCCTGCTGGTGATCGTGGTCGCCTGGGCGCTGTTCGCGTCGGGTAGCAGCATCAAGTGGCTGGCGGTGGCGCCGGCCAAATGGTCGAGCGTGGCGCAGGCCGCGCAGGACGTCCGCAAGCATTTGCCGAACTATGCCGCGCTGTTTATCGCGTTCGCGTTGCTATTTGGCGTGAGCCTGGCAGCGCTCAAGCAACGGGTTGGCGCTTTCCTGGCGTCGTTCCTGATCCTGTTCATCGCGTCGGCGCTGATTTTCACGCTGGGCGCGTGGGTCAACGCGTCGAAGTACAACCTCGAGCCGCCGCTCGTCGCGCTGGCGCTGGGGCTGCTCATCTCGAACGTGTTCAAGCTGCCTGAATGGTTTTCGGCCGGCTTGCGCGTCGAGTTCTATATCAAGGTCGGCATCGTGCTACTCGGCGCGACGTTGCCGTTCACGTTGCTGGTGTGGGCGGGACCGGTGGCGGTCGGGCAGGCGACCATCGTCTCGCTCGTCACGTTCTTCGTGATCTTCTTTGCCGCGAAAGCGTTCGGCCTCGACCGGCGTTTTGCCGCTGTGCTCGGCGTCGGCGGCGCGGTGTGCGGCGTCTCGGCGGCCATCGCGATTGCTGGCGCAGTGCGGGCCAAGCGCGAACAGGCTTCGGTGGCGATCACGCTGGTGGTGCTATGGGCGATCGTGATGATCTTCGTGTTGCCGTTCGCATCCCGCTCGCTCGGACTGTCGACCGCGGTCGCCGGCGCCTGGATCGGCACGTCTGAATTCGCCGACGCCGCCGGCATCGCGGCCGCACAGGCCTATGGCGACTTCGCGAAGCACGCGGGCGGCGCGATCGCGGGTGCGCCGGAGGCGTCGTTGCAGGCGTTCACGCTGATGAAGGTGGTCGGCCGCGATATCTGGATCGGCATCTGGGCGTTCGTGCTGGCGATCGTCGCGACGACGCGCTGGGAATCGCAGGACAGCGGCGTCAAAGCCAAGGCCAACGCCGGCGAGATCTGGGCGCGCTTTCCGAAATTCGTGATCGGTTTCGTGATCGCGTCGGCGCTGGTGACGTGGATCGCCAGCCACTATTCACTGGCCGACTACCGCAAAGTCGTGACGCCCGAATTCGTCGCGCCGATCACGGCGTTGCGCACGTGGGCGTTCACCTTCTGCTTCCTGAGCATCGGGCTGACCACGCGCTTGCGCTCGCTCACTGCGACCGGTCTGAAGCCGTTCCTGGCGTTCACGGTGGGCGTGGTGGTCAATATCGCCATCGGTTACGCGCTGTCCGCGCACGTGTTCGCACCGTACTGGAATAGCTTGGGGCAGGGCTCGTGA
- a CDS encoding primosomal protein N', whose amino-acid sequence MSDVFVRVALDHPLPTLFDYRCDTPEPVTPGLLVSVPFGKRHVVGLVCEVTAHSDVPADRLRSVSGVCTACPPVSSEWLKLAAFAADYYQRGLGEVALPALPQALRDASRWSRLFAPEERYSLTPAGRAALPDALPARASALRKLAQALAETEFLLAADARALHPKAIATLDAWQAEGWVALDIIEAAAALATAASPDAPAPTLPTLTDEQAAAVEAIRDADGFAPFLLHGVTGSGKTEVYLRALAEILAAKPDAQALVLVPEINLTPQFEAAFRARFAALEGTSIVTLHSGLAEGERARNWFAAHTGRARIVLGTRLAVLASLPKLAIIVVDEEHDPAYKQQEGLRYSARDLAIYRAKQLGLPVVLGSATPSLESWWQADQGRYKRLTLSRRAVAEAVLPTVKLIDLEEERRRGRASVEGLSGPLIAALKARLERGEQSLVFLNRRGYAPQLACDACGWVAGCPRCSAYVVLHKPERALRCHHCGWEARIPRSCPECGNVDIAPMGRGTQRVEETLASAVPGARILRIDADSTRRKGSAQALFSDVHAGEVDILVGTQMIAKGHDFQRVSLVGVLNADTALFSHDFRASERLFAQLMQVSGRAGRGGLPGEVLVQTRYQRHALYHALGRHDYVGFANSTLAERRDAHLPPFVYQALLRAEGRTLEAALAFLQHAAAELTGIAAAERVTVYDAVPLTIVKVMHVHRAQLLIESASRAALQATLRAWQPLLRGLKGVLRWNLEVDPLDI is encoded by the coding sequence GTGAGCGACGTGTTCGTCCGCGTCGCGCTGGACCATCCGCTGCCGACCCTGTTCGACTACCGTTGCGACACGCCTGAGCCCGTCACGCCGGGCTTGCTGGTTAGCGTGCCGTTCGGTAAGCGCCATGTCGTAGGGCTCGTCTGCGAAGTGACCGCTCACAGCGACGTGCCGGCAGATCGGCTTCGCTCGGTGAGTGGCGTGTGCACCGCTTGTCCGCCGGTGTCGTCGGAATGGCTGAAGTTGGCCGCGTTCGCCGCCGACTACTACCAGCGTGGTCTCGGCGAAGTCGCGTTGCCCGCGTTGCCGCAGGCGCTGCGCGATGCGTCGCGCTGGTCGCGTCTGTTCGCGCCGGAAGAGCGCTACAGTCTCACGCCCGCGGGCCGCGCCGCGTTGCCCGATGCCCTGCCGGCTCGGGCGAGCGCCTTGCGGAAACTGGCGCAGGCGTTGGCCGAGACGGAGTTCCTGCTCGCCGCCGACGCTCGCGCGCTGCACCCCAAAGCGATTGCAACGCTCGACGCCTGGCAGGCGGAAGGCTGGGTCGCGCTGGACATCATCGAAGCCGCGGCGGCGCTGGCCACCGCCGCCTCGCCTGACGCGCCTGCGCCCACGCTGCCCACGCTCACCGACGAGCAGGCGGCCGCCGTCGAAGCGATCCGCGACGCCGACGGCTTTGCGCCTTTCCTGCTGCACGGCGTGACGGGCAGCGGCAAGACCGAAGTTTATCTGCGCGCACTCGCCGAGATTCTGGCCGCGAAGCCCGACGCCCAGGCGCTCGTCCTCGTACCTGAAATCAATCTGACGCCGCAGTTCGAAGCGGCCTTCCGCGCGCGCTTCGCCGCGCTCGAAGGCACGTCGATCGTCACGCTGCACAGCGGACTTGCGGAAGGCGAACGCGCCCGCAACTGGTTCGCCGCGCACACCGGCCGCGCGCGCATCGTGCTCGGCACGCGGTTGGCGGTGCTCGCGTCGCTGCCGAAGCTCGCGATCATCGTCGTCGACGAGGAGCACGATCCGGCTTACAAGCAGCAGGAAGGCTTGCGCTATTCGGCGCGCGATCTGGCGATCTATCGCGCCAAGCAACTCGGCTTGCCGGTCGTGCTCGGTTCGGCCACGCCGTCGCTGGAAAGCTGGTGGCAGGCCGACCAGGGGCGCTACAAGCGGCTCACGTTGTCGCGCCGTGCTGTCGCCGAGGCCGTGCTGCCCACCGTCAAACTGATCGATCTGGAAGAGGAGCGGCGACGCGGGCGGGCATCGGTGGAAGGTTTGTCGGGGCCGTTGATCGCCGCACTGAAGGCGCGGCTCGAACGCGGCGAGCAAAGCCTCGTGTTCCTGAACCGCCGCGGTTACGCGCCGCAGCTTGCCTGCGACGCCTGCGGCTGGGTTGCCGGCTGCCCACGTTGCAGCGCCTATGTCGTGTTGCATAAGCCCGAGCGTGCGCTGCGCTGCCACCACTGCGGCTGGGAGGCGCGCATCCCGCGTTCGTGCCCGGAGTGCGGTAACGTCGACATCGCGCCGATGGGCCGCGGCACGCAGCGGGTCGAAGAAACGCTGGCGAGCGCAGTGCCCGGCGCCCGCATCTTGCGTATCGACGCCGACAGCACGCGCCGTAAAGGCAGCGCGCAGGCGCTGTTCTCCGACGTCCACGCAGGCGAGGTCGACATCCTCGTCGGCACGCAGATGATAGCCAAGGGCCACGACTTCCAGCGCGTGTCGCTGGTCGGGGTGCTGAACGCCGACACGGCGCTGTTTTCTCACGACTTCCGGGCGAGCGAGCGGCTCTTCGCGCAACTGATGCAAGTGAGCGGGCGGGCAGGCCGCGGGGGTTTGCCCGGCGAAGTGCTGGTGCAAACACGCTATCAGCGCCACGCGCTCTACCACGCGCTGGGCCGCCACGACTATGTCGGCTTCGCCAACTCCACGTTGGCCGAGCGGCGTGACGCGCACTTGCCGCCGTTCGTCTATCAAGCTTTGCTGCGCGCCGAAGGCCGCACGCTTGAGGCAGCGCTCGCCTTCCTGCAACACGCGGCGGCCGAGTTGACCGGCATTGCGGCCGCCGAACGCGTGACCGTGTACGACGCCGTGCCGCTCACCATCGTCAAGGTGATGCACGTGCACCGTGCGCAATTGCTGATCGAGAGCGCGTCGCGGGCCGCCCTGCAGGCGACCTTGCGTGCGTGGCAGCCACTGCTGCGCGGTTTGAAAGGCGTACTGCGCTGGAATCTGGAAGTCGATCCGCTTGACATCTAA